A single region of the bacterium genome encodes:
- a CDS encoding glutamine--tRNA ligase/YqeY domain fusion protein, with protein sequence MSSDDTRKSDETTAETSGLDFIRTIIAEDLASGKHERVVTRFPPEPNGYLHVGHAMAICLDFGVAAENPDSRCHLRFDDTNPSTEDTEYVDGIMEDVRWLGFDWGEHLHFTSDYFETLYGYAVSLIEQGKAFVDDQDADEIRANQGSLTEPGTDSPFRNRSAPENLDLLARMRAGEFADGEKVLRAKIDMAAPVVAMRDPILYRIQNKAHHRTGDAWCIYPMYDFAHGYSDALEGVTHSLCSLEFQDHRPLYDWLLDQVETPSRPRQIEFARLNVSHTITSKRALRRLVEGGHVRGWDDPRMPTLAAMRRRGYPPEGIRAFCKAVGVGKSPKLIELSNLEFHVRQVLNKEVPRRMGVVDPLKLVIENYPEDQEEFLEAINNPEDESAGKRSVPFSRELYIEREDFLEDPPKKFFRLAPGREVRLRAAYFVTCTDVVKDEAGEIVELRCTYDPETRGGDAPDGRKVKGTLHWVSARHAIEAEIRDYETLFLDEEPDLDGEGGLEAALNPDSLCVRNGAKLEPVLGEANVGDRFQLERLGYYSVDPDSVPGVLVLNRTATLRDTWAKVAKGGGAKGGGPTQGKKKNKQKKRKEGDA encoded by the coding sequence GTGTCTTCTGACGACACGCGCAAGAGCGACGAGACGACCGCCGAGACGAGCGGGCTCGACTTCATCCGCACGATCATCGCCGAGGATCTCGCGAGCGGAAAGCACGAGCGGGTCGTGACCCGCTTTCCGCCGGAACCCAACGGCTATCTGCATGTCGGGCACGCGATGGCGATCTGTCTCGACTTCGGGGTCGCCGCGGAGAACCCGGACAGCCGATGCCATCTCCGGTTCGACGACACGAACCCTTCGACCGAGGACACCGAGTACGTCGACGGAATCATGGAGGACGTCCGCTGGCTCGGCTTCGACTGGGGCGAGCACCTGCACTTCACCTCCGACTACTTCGAGACCCTCTACGGCTACGCCGTCTCGTTGATCGAGCAGGGGAAGGCCTTCGTCGACGACCAGGACGCGGACGAGATCCGCGCCAACCAGGGCTCGTTGACCGAGCCCGGGACCGACAGCCCCTTCCGGAACCGGAGCGCCCCGGAAAACCTCGACCTGCTCGCGCGCATGCGTGCCGGCGAGTTCGCGGACGGAGAGAAGGTCCTGCGCGCGAAGATCGACATGGCGGCGCCGGTCGTCGCGATGCGCGATCCGATCCTCTACCGGATCCAGAACAAGGCGCACCACCGGACCGGCGACGCGTGGTGCATCTATCCGATGTACGACTTCGCGCACGGCTATTCGGACGCGCTCGAAGGGGTGACCCACTCGCTGTGCTCCCTCGAGTTCCAGGACCACCGCCCTCTCTACGACTGGCTCCTCGACCAGGTCGAGACGCCCTCGCGCCCGCGCCAGATCGAGTTCGCACGGCTCAACGTCTCCCACACGATCACGAGCAAGCGCGCGCTGCGCCGGCTGGTCGAAGGTGGACACGTGCGTGGCTGGGACGACCCGCGGATGCCGACCCTCGCGGCGATGCGCCGGCGCGGCTATCCGCCGGAGGGGATCCGCGCGTTCTGCAAGGCGGTCGGCGTCGGGAAGAGTCCGAAGCTGATCGAGCTGTCGAATCTCGAGTTCCACGTCCGGCAGGTCCTGAACAAGGAGGTGCCGCGCCGCATGGGCGTGGTCGATCCGCTGAAGCTCGTGATCGAGAACTACCCGGAGGACCAGGAGGAGTTCCTCGAGGCGATCAACAACCCCGAGGACGAATCCGCCGGAAAACGCTCCGTTCCCTTCAGTCGCGAGCTCTACATCGAACGCGAAGACTTCCTGGAAGATCCACCGAAGAAGTTCTTCCGCCTGGCCCCGGGTCGAGAGGTCCGGCTGCGAGCGGCGTATTTCGTGACATGCACCGACGTCGTGAAGGACGAGGCGGGGGAGATCGTCGAGCTCCGCTGCACCTACGATCCCGAGACGCGCGGCGGCGACGCGCCGGACGGCCGCAAGGTGAAGGGCACGCTCCACTGGGTGAGCGCCCGGCACGCGATCGAGGCCGAGATCCGCGACTACGAGACGCTCTTCCTGGACGAGGAGCCGGACCTGGACGGGGAGGGGGGCCTCGAGGCCGCGCTCAACCCCGACTCGCTCTGCGTGCGCAACGGCGCGAAGCTCGAGCCCGTCCTCGGCGAGGCGAACGTCGGCGATCGTTTCCAGCTCGAGCGCCTCGGCTACTACAGCGTAGACCCCGACAGCGTGCCGGGGGTCCTCGTGCTCAACCGGACCGCGACGCTCCGCGATACCTGGGCGAAGGTGGCGAAGGGTGGGGGTGCGAAGGGCGGCGGTCCGACCCAGGGCAAGAAGAAGAACAAGCAGAAGAAGCGGAAGGAAGGGGACGCGTGA
- a CDS encoding DUF4465 domain-containing protein produces MLIRLSFSPALRNSAERTRRPFGAAALVATLATLTSTHAAALTATFEDLGLDPSPPGEFIDPPTSGGSFVSGGVTFLNDGGFGGFSASTTSDTTTPGFTNQYSNITGEGAGGSSAFGIASAFSPVELAFSTPQTVLTAEFTNTTYAALSMLNGDQFAKQFGGPTGDDEDFFLLTIEGLDGIGGVTGAVDFYLADYRFADNALDYIVDEWTTVSLDVLGQVNGLRFSLTGSDVGGFGLNTPAYFAIDDLVTVPEPGTALLLGLGLAGLAGRSRRARA; encoded by the coding sequence ATGTTGATTCGGCTCTCGTTCTCACCTGCTCTCCGTAACTCGGCGGAGCGCACGCGTCGTCCCTTCGGCGCGGCGGCCCTCGTCGCCACGCTGGCCACCCTGACTTCGACACACGCCGCAGCGCTGACGGCCACCTTCGAGGATCTCGGCCTCGACCCGTCGCCGCCCGGCGAGTTCATCGATCCGCCGACCTCCGGCGGAAGCTTCGTCTCGGGCGGCGTGACCTTCCTCAACGATGGTGGCTTCGGCGGCTTCTCCGCCTCGACGACGTCGGACACGACGACCCCCGGCTTCACCAACCAGTACAGCAACATCACGGGGGAAGGCGCGGGGGGTTCCTCGGCCTTCGGAATCGCCTCTGCGTTCTCGCCCGTCGAGCTCGCGTTCTCGACGCCCCAGACGGTGCTGACTGCGGAGTTCACCAACACCACCTACGCGGCGCTCTCGATGCTGAACGGCGACCAGTTCGCCAAGCAGTTCGGGGGACCGACCGGGGACGACGAGGACTTCTTCTTGCTCACGATCGAAGGACTCGACGGAATCGGCGGCGTCACCGGCGCGGTGGACTTCTATCTCGCGGACTATCGCTTCGCCGACAACGCCCTCGACTACATCGTGGACGAGTGGACGACCGTCAGCCTCGACGTGCTCGGCCAGGTCAATGGCCTGCGCTTCAGCCTGACCGGCAGCGACGTCGGGGGCTTCGGGCTGAACACGCCCGCCTACTTCGCGATCGACGATCTGGTCACGGTGCCCGAACCGGGGACCGCGCTGCTCCTCGGTCTCGGCCTGGCGGGACTCGCGGGCCGCTCGCGGCGAGCCCGCGCCTAG
- a CDS encoding LLM class F420-dependent oxidoreductase: MKRFGMSLPIGGVPLHEHRDWILELADLGYTDLWSSEAGGHDGFTPLALAAAWAPEMRLGIAIIPAFTRGPALLAQSAASLAEAAPGRFVMGIGTSSNVIVENWNGIPFEEPYKRTRDTVNFMRQALAGEKVTETFDSFDVKGFRLQMPPPDPQPPILIAALRQGMLRLAGKVGDGAILNWLSAEDVKTVAPYVHEGGPDKEIVARLFVIPTADREKARAIARRGAAAYLNVPVYAAFHEWLGRGDQLKGMWDAWKAGDRKAALEAIPDEIVDDLVIHGSPEECREHIERYREAGVTTPALAILYADDQRQAMRDLAPR; encoded by the coding sequence ATGAAGCGTTTCGGCATGTCTCTCCCGATCGGCGGTGTTCCCCTCCACGAGCATCGCGACTGGATCCTCGAGCTGGCCGACCTCGGCTACACCGACCTGTGGTCCTCGGAGGCGGGCGGGCACGACGGCTTCACGCCGCTTGCCCTCGCCGCGGCCTGGGCGCCGGAGATGCGTCTCGGAATCGCGATCATCCCCGCCTTCACCCGCGGCCCGGCGCTCCTCGCCCAGAGCGCGGCCAGCCTCGCCGAGGCGGCGCCCGGTCGCTTCGTGATGGGAATCGGAACCTCCTCGAACGTGATCGTCGAGAACTGGAACGGCATCCCCTTCGAAGAGCCCTACAAGCGGACGCGCGACACCGTGAACTTCATGCGCCAGGCGCTCGCGGGCGAGAAGGTGACCGAGACCTTCGACTCCTTCGACGTGAAGGGCTTCCGGCTCCAGATGCCGCCGCCGGATCCGCAGCCGCCGATCCTGATCGCGGCGCTGCGCCAGGGGATGCTCCGGCTCGCCGGCAAGGTCGGTGACGGCGCGATCCTGAACTGGCTGTCGGCCGAGGACGTGAAGACGGTCGCGCCCTACGTTCACGAAGGCGGACCGGACAAGGAGATCGTGGCGCGGCTCTTCGTGATCCCGACGGCGGACCGCGAGAAGGCCCGCGCGATCGCGCGCCGGGGCGCCGCGGCCTACCTGAACGTGCCGGTCTACGCGGCGTTCCACGAGTGGCTCGGGCGGGGCGACCAGCTGAAGGGCATGTGGGACGCGTGGAAGGCGGGGGACCGGAAGGCGGCCCTCGAAGCGATCCCGGACGAGATCGTCGACGACCTCGTGATCCACGGTTCGCCCGAGGAGTGCCGCGAGCACATCGAGCGCTACCGCGAAGCCGGCGTGACGACCCCCGCCCTGGCGATCCTCTACGCCGATGACCAGCGTCAGGCGATGCGCGACCTCGCGCCGCGTTAG
- a CDS encoding fructosamine kinase family protein, with the protein MSADPPWRAALEEATGEQVSRTAPVSGGDIGDSGRVELADGQVLFVKHYPCVPKAASEIPGIAEAEARGLEWLADAQVEELRIARPVAYGEDWLALEWIESRAPAPDHDERLGRGLARLHAASPGEFGFPTSNWIARIPWSNAPCADWADFYAERRLRPLARRARDDGALPTNIAVDLDRLIDALPELAGPDEPPARLHGDLWSGNAICDSNGGPCLIDPAVYGGHREIDLAMMDLFGGFGPRVFAAYQEVWPLAPGAEARLPLYQVLPLLVHVCLFGGRYVGGLARAIDDALRAG; encoded by the coding sequence TTGAGCGCCGACCCGCCCTGGCGAGCGGCGCTCGAGGAGGCGACCGGGGAGCAGGTCTCGCGGACCGCACCCGTCTCCGGAGGCGACATCGGCGACAGCGGACGGGTCGAGCTCGCCGATGGACAGGTCCTCTTCGTCAAGCACTACCCGTGCGTTCCGAAGGCGGCCTCGGAGATCCCGGGCATCGCCGAGGCGGAGGCCCGAGGGCTCGAGTGGCTGGCCGACGCGCAGGTGGAGGAGCTCCGGATCGCCCGCCCCGTCGCCTACGGCGAGGACTGGCTCGCGCTCGAGTGGATCGAATCGCGCGCCCCGGCGCCCGACCACGACGAGCGACTCGGACGTGGACTGGCCCGGCTGCACGCGGCATCGCCGGGCGAGTTCGGCTTCCCGACCTCGAACTGGATCGCCCGGATCCCCTGGTCGAACGCGCCCTGCGCCGACTGGGCCGACTTCTACGCGGAACGCCGACTGCGCCCCCTCGCGCGGCGCGCGCGGGACGACGGCGCCCTTCCGACGAACATCGCCGTCGACCTGGACCGACTGATCGACGCGCTGCCGGAGCTCGCCGGTCCGGACGAGCCTCCGGCGCGCCTCCATGGCGACCTCTGGTCCGGGAACGCGATCTGCGATTCGAACGGCGGTCCCTGCCTGATCGACCCGGCGGTCTACGGCGGACATCGGGAGATCGACCTCGCGATGATGGACCTCTTCGGCGGCTTCGGACCGCGCGTGTTCGCCGCCTACCAGGAGGTCTGGCCACTCGCGCCGGGCGCCGAGGCCCGCCTGCCGCTCTACCAGGTGCTGCCGCTGCTGGTGCACGTCTGCCTCTTCGGCGGGCGCTACGTCGGTGGACTCGCCCGCGCGATCGACGACGCCCTCCGCGCAGGTTGA
- a CDS encoding TonB-dependent receptor, whose amino-acid sequence MRRPDRIAIALLALLWTATPAALAAERAIGPEKDPVEEMIVVGEQRPAPDVLAGATTSVLSADAGLLEGARIDELLADVPGVQIRNFGGAGEPVEISIRGSRPQQVPVFLDGVRVESTLTSRTDLSALCLDVLDEIQVTRGAGAARAGSGAIGGVVNLVSRPAQKEPETKLRFSGGHFETYEGSLRHARRIGDWGLSLAYCGFGTEGDFEYQRASTSTGGGSNPVERRVNNDAERHTGLVRAERQFGRFELGLTQLTTHLERGTPGQELNQRLEARDEILTLLSIARLETSLEGMPEGQAELLVAHQHQRDDFEDPVPQFGFDGLDVETTSDSLTPRLTVSGAFDALGADLDASVLFEGRFDTRASNEANRRSRAGGAVRVEATAHWFADRLRVSPSVRVERFEDLDTEWIPGLFVEAEATDWLLLKGSASRSYRAPSFGELFLPDKGFERGNENLDAESAWNFEIGGVLTSPFASPLLDFEIEGTYFAGEIDDSIVFTRISPFTSSFVNTGRAETRGHELSVRWRPHEWIRVTAARTVTDSKDKGSGTQLPGIARSQIDARLELGPRDRFKLLGELQYTGDINTSPGGLAKLDSRVLYDASASVDLARIEAIPLPERLRSLWLVVRGRNLGNVATRDAAFFPRPGRNVTISIEGVLR is encoded by the coding sequence GTGCGACGCCCGGACCGGATCGCGATCGCTCTCCTCGCACTTCTCTGGACCGCGACGCCCGCCGCCCTCGCAGCGGAGCGCGCGATCGGACCGGAGAAGGATCCCGTCGAGGAGATGATCGTCGTCGGGGAACAGCGGCCGGCACCGGACGTGCTGGCCGGCGCCACCACCAGCGTCCTCTCCGCCGACGCGGGCCTGCTCGAAGGCGCGCGCATCGACGAGCTCCTGGCCGACGTGCCCGGCGTCCAGATCCGCAACTTCGGCGGCGCCGGAGAGCCCGTCGAGATCTCGATCCGCGGATCCCGGCCGCAGCAGGTCCCCGTCTTCCTGGACGGCGTCCGCGTCGAGTCGACGCTCACGAGCCGCACCGATCTCTCCGCCCTCTGTCTCGACGTCCTCGACGAGATCCAGGTCACGCGAGGCGCGGGCGCGGCGCGCGCCGGGAGCGGCGCGATCGGCGGGGTGGTGAATCTCGTCTCGCGACCGGCGCAGAAAGAGCCCGAGACGAAGCTCCGCTTCTCCGGCGGTCACTTCGAGACCTACGAGGGCAGCCTCCGCCACGCCCGCCGGATCGGCGACTGGGGCCTCTCTCTCGCCTACTGCGGGTTCGGAACCGAAGGCGACTTCGAGTACCAGCGTGCGTCGACGTCGACCGGCGGCGGCTCCAATCCGGTCGAGCGGCGCGTGAACAACGATGCCGAGCGACACACGGGACTCGTGCGCGCCGAGCGCCAGTTCGGCCGCTTCGAGCTGGGCCTGACGCAGCTGACGACGCACCTGGAACGGGGCACGCCCGGCCAGGAGCTCAACCAGCGGCTCGAAGCCCGCGACGAGATCCTGACGCTCCTCTCGATCGCGCGGCTCGAGACGTCGCTCGAAGGCATGCCCGAAGGTCAGGCGGAGCTCCTCGTCGCCCACCAGCACCAACGCGACGACTTCGAGGACCCCGTCCCCCAGTTCGGCTTCGACGGTCTCGACGTCGAGACGACCAGTGATTCGCTGACCCCCCGGCTGACGGTCTCCGGCGCCTTCGACGCCCTCGGCGCGGATCTCGACGCGAGCGTGCTCTTCGAGGGCCGCTTCGACACGCGGGCGAGCAATGAGGCGAATCGTCGCTCTCGCGCCGGCGGCGCCGTCCGCGTGGAAGCCACGGCCCACTGGTTCGCGGATCGCCTCCGCGTCTCCCCCTCCGTCCGCGTCGAACGCTTCGAGGATCTCGACACGGAGTGGATCCCGGGACTCTTCGTCGAGGCCGAGGCGACGGATTGGCTGCTGCTGAAAGGCTCGGCGAGTCGCAGCTACCGGGCGCCCTCGTTCGGAGAGCTCTTCCTGCCCGACAAGGGCTTCGAGCGCGGCAACGAGAACCTCGACGCCGAGTCCGCCTGGAATTTCGAGATCGGCGGCGTGCTCACCAGTCCCTTCGCCTCGCCGCTCCTCGACTTCGAGATCGAGGGGACGTACTTCGCCGGCGAGATCGACGACTCGATCGTGTTCACGCGAATCAGCCCCTTCACGAGCTCCTTCGTGAATACGGGCCGCGCGGAGACGCGGGGTCACGAGCTCTCGGTTCGCTGGCGACCGCACGAATGGATCCGCGTGACTGCCGCCCGGACCGTGACGGACTCGAAGGACAAGGGTTCGGGTACCCAGCTGCCCGGGATCGCACGCTCCCAGATCGACGCCCGCCTGGAGCTCGGCCCCCGCGACCGGTTCAAGCTGCTGGGCGAGCTCCAGTACACGGGCGACATCAACACCTCGCCGGGCGGCCTCGCGAAGCTCGACTCCCGCGTGCTCTACGATGCGAGCGCCAGCGTCGATCTCGCCCGGATCGAGGCGATTCCGCTGCCCGAGCGGCTGCGCTCGCTCTGGCTCGTCGTCCGCGGTCGGAACCTCGGCAACGTCGCCACCCGCGATGCCGCGTTCTTCCCTCGTCCGGGCCGAAACGTGACGATCTCCATCGAAGGAGTGCTCCGATGA
- a CDS encoding RNA methyltransferase, translating to MASRDPHRGATEIVVFGRHPVLDALASEHVEVSLVRFAKGTSPQDRKALQSACRAEDVPLEETSRDELSRWTHAARHDQGIAARVRLLEVTEVDAFLAAATGRSARRPLRLLALDGVTNSQNVGMVVRSVVGAGLDGLLWPTVGQPWVNGLVVRAAAGSVFACPVLRCASLVDGLAALQAGGFSLYGLDAGGTRSLFEVEPAHRAVFVLGSESQGLSEATAGMLDERLSIPMAGPLESLNVAVAAGLVSYHAAGLTGGDAR from the coding sequence ATGGCCAGCCGGGATCCCCATCGCGGTGCGACCGAGATCGTGGTCTTCGGTCGCCACCCCGTCCTCGACGCGCTCGCGAGCGAGCACGTCGAGGTCTCGCTCGTCCGATTCGCGAAGGGCACCTCGCCCCAGGATCGCAAGGCCCTCCAGTCGGCCTGTCGCGCGGAGGACGTGCCGCTCGAGGAGACGTCTCGCGACGAGCTCTCCCGCTGGACCCACGCGGCGCGCCACGATCAGGGGATCGCCGCGCGCGTCCGCCTGCTCGAAGTGACCGAGGTCGACGCCTTCCTCGCCGCAGCGACCGGGCGCAGCGCCCGCCGTCCCCTGCGACTGCTCGCCCTCGACGGCGTGACCAACTCCCAGAACGTGGGGATGGTCGTGCGCTCCGTGGTCGGAGCGGGGCTCGACGGCCTGCTCTGGCCGACGGTGGGGCAGCCCTGGGTGAACGGTCTCGTCGTGCGGGCCGCGGCGGGTTCGGTCTTCGCGTGTCCGGTCCTGCGCTGCGCGTCGCTGGTCGACGGGCTCGCCGCGCTTCAGGCCGGGGGCTTCTCGCTGTACGGACTCGATGCGGGCGGCACCCGCAGCCTCTTCGAAGTCGAGCCTGCCCATCGCGCCGTCTTCGTGCTCGGCAGCGAGTCGCAGGGGCTGTCGGAGGCGACCGCCGGGATGCTCGACGAGCGGCTCTCGATCCCGATGGCCGGGCCGCTCGAATCCCTGAACGTCGCCGTCGCCGCCGGGCTCGTGTCCTATCACGCCGCTGGGCTCACGGGGGGCGACGCGCGCTAG
- a CDS encoding PEP-CTERM sorting domain-containing protein: MLEGSFRRGRAVGATLPLLALLAAPAGAGPWSDPGHPDDSMVAWATAVEALDRGPQDINTPGSPLATAGAGANSVGPATGDPGDTVSLGDAGTITLSFDEAIHNGPGDDFAVFENGFFDLFGLFAEFAYVEVASNGIDFAEFETDTVNTLPVGSFDTIDPTDWVGVAGRHPARTGTGFDLADLAGDPLVLAGTVDLNDIRYVRLTDVIGDGSTTVTSGGPLYDPYATPFPSSGFDLDAVGVIHAPEPGFAGLLGAGAFALGVASGRRSRR, encoded by the coding sequence ATGCTCGAAGGCTCCTTCCGGCGAGGACGCGCCGTCGGCGCGACTCTGCCGCTGCTCGCCCTGCTCGCCGCGCCGGCCGGCGCTGGCCCCTGGTCCGACCCGGGCCACCCCGACGACTCGATGGTTGCCTGGGCGACCGCGGTCGAGGCCCTCGACCGCGGACCGCAGGACATCAACACGCCCGGTAGCCCCCTTGCCACCGCCGGCGCCGGCGCCAACTCCGTCGGCCCCGCAACGGGTGATCCGGGCGACACGGTCTCCCTCGGCGATGCCGGGACCATCACCCTGTCCTTCGATGAAGCCATCCACAACGGTCCCGGAGACGACTTCGCCGTCTTCGAGAACGGCTTCTTCGATCTCTTCGGTCTCTTTGCGGAATTCGCCTACGTCGAGGTCGCGAGCAACGGCATCGATTTCGCCGAGTTCGAGACCGATACGGTGAACACACTCCCGGTCGGAAGCTTCGACACGATCGACCCCACGGACTGGGTCGGCGTCGCCGGGCGGCATCCGGCGCGGACCGGGACGGGCTTCGATCTCGCCGACCTCGCCGGCGATCCCCTCGTACTCGCCGGCACCGTCGATCTGAACGACATCCGCTACGTGCGACTCACGGACGTGATCGGCGACGGCTCGACGACGGTGACGAGCGGCGGCCCCCTCTACGACCCCTACGCGACGCCCTTTCCCTCGAGCGGCTTCGACCTCGATGCGGTCGGCGTGATCCACGCGCCGGAGCCCGGATTCGCCGGTCTCCTCGGCGCGGGCGCCTTCGCCCTCGGCGTCGCTTCCGGCCGCCGGAGCCGCCGTTAG
- a CDS encoding low molecular weight phosphotyrosine protein phosphatase: MSRPPIHVCFVCLGNICRSPTAEGVLRHLVSGQGLEDRIHVDSAGTAAYHVGERADPRARRFARARGIALDSRGRQFEDEDFARFDFVLAMDRENLADLQALPSAAGFTGELRLARDFDPASTRDADVPDPYYGGDRGFDDVLDLCEAACRGLIDHLRDAGHLD, encoded by the coding sequence ATGAGTCGCCCTCCCATCCACGTCTGCTTCGTCTGTCTCGGCAACATCTGCCGATCTCCGACCGCCGAAGGCGTGCTGCGCCACCTCGTCTCCGGTCAGGGGCTGGAGGACCGCATCCACGTCGACAGCGCGGGAACCGCGGCGTATCACGTCGGTGAGCGTGCCGACCCCCGGGCCCGCCGGTTCGCGCGCGCCCGGGGCATCGCCCTCGACAGCCGCGGCCGCCAGTTCGAAGACGAGGACTTCGCGCGCTTCGACTTCGTCCTGGCGATGGACCGGGAGAACCTCGCCGACCTCCAGGCCCTGCCCAGCGCCGCGGGTTTCACGGGCGAGCTGCGCCTCGCCCGCGACTTCGATCCGGCCTCGACGCGCGACGCGGACGTGCCCGATCCCTACTACGGCGGCGACCGCGGCTTCGACGACGTGCTCGACCTCTGCGAGGCCGCATGTCGCGGACTGATCGATCACCTGCGCGACGCGGGTCACCTGGATTGA
- a CDS encoding PEP-CTERM sorting domain-containing protein produces MFRSSSKIVTTVVATLLASLSFVLSAAPALAGPFTESGVDSGSVVAWASGVSDFARGPQDIANPAGPLATFGVDTHATGSADGSLVSLGDGGSITLEFDILLRNDAGADFAVWENGFESGGGLFAELGFVDVSSDGLNFARFASESLTPAPVGPFSAIDPTDVRDLAGRHAAGTGTGFDLEELLADPLVIGGVVDLSAIRFVRITDVVGDGSTFDSMGRPIYDPYATPFSSSVLDLDAVGALNIVPEPGTALLMGLGLVGLGWGGRRR; encoded by the coding sequence ATGTTTCGATCCAGCTCGAAAATCGTGACGACGGTCGTCGCGACGCTTCTCGCTTCCTTGTCCTTCGTGCTGTCGGCCGCCCCTGCACTCGCCGGTCCCTTCACGGAGTCGGGCGTCGATTCCGGCTCGGTGGTCGCCTGGGCCTCCGGCGTATCGGACTTCGCGCGCGGTCCGCAGGACATCGCCAACCCCGCTGGTCCGCTCGCGACGTTTGGCGTCGATACCCACGCCACAGGCTCCGCGGACGGTTCTCTGGTCTCGCTGGGCGACGGCGGCTCGATCACACTCGAGTTCGACATTCTGCTCAGGAACGATGCCGGGGCGGATTTCGCGGTGTGGGAGAACGGATTCGAGTCCGGGGGAGGTCTCTTCGCGGAGCTCGGTTTCGTCGACGTATCCTCCGACGGGCTGAACTTCGCGCGCTTCGCCTCGGAATCCCTCACGCCGGCCCCGGTCGGTCCCTTCAGCGCGATCGACCCGACGGACGTGCGAGACCTCGCCGGCAGGCATGCCGCGGGCACCGGCACGGGGTTCGATCTCGAAGAACTCCTCGCCGACCCGCTCGTGATCGGCGGCGTCGTCGATCTCTCTGCGATTCGTTTCGTGCGGATCACCGATGTCGTCGGAGACGGCTCGACCTTCGATTCGATGGGTCGGCCGATCTATGACCCCTATGCGACGCCTTTCTCGAGCAGCGTTCTCGATCTCGACGCCGTCGGTGCGCTCAACATCGTGCCGGAGCCGGGGACCGCGTTGCTGATGGGGCTCGGTCTGGTCGGGCTCGGCTGGGGAGGGCGCCGCCGCTAG
- a CDS encoding diaminopimelate decarboxylase → MPALRFLNEALIERIRERFGTPVYVYDQATLEQAAREVKAFPAPCSLVGRYAMKALPNRSVLQIFDAAGLHVDASSGFEAERALAAGIAPERIQITAQEIPKDLKGLVQRGVLYNACSIHQLRTFGELFPGGELSVRINPGLGSGHNNRTNVGGPSSSFGIWHAKVDEVLAIAAEFDLTISGLHTHIGSGGDPEVWKRCAALTLAIARRLPELNRLSLGGGFKVARLPDENSADLQDIGRHLAEELASYVAGRGDAFQLEIEPGSYLVANAGAILAEIMDVVDTHTPASEHGEAATGMDFLKVDTGMTELLRPSLYGAQHPIHVVPHGREASEDEVDYVIAGHCCESGDILTPAPGDPEGLAPRRLPRARIGDTLVIEGAGAYAAGMSAKNYNAFPEAAEVLIGLDGEPRLIRERQTLEQALANEV, encoded by the coding sequence ATGCCCGCCCTGCGATTCTTGAACGAAGCCCTCATCGAGCGGATCCGTGAACGATTCGGAACCCCGGTCTACGTCTACGACCAGGCGACCCTCGAGCAGGCCGCGCGCGAGGTGAAGGCCTTCCCCGCGCCCTGCTCCCTCGTCGGTCGCTACGCGATGAAGGCCCTGCCCAACCGCTCGGTGCTCCAGATCTTCGACGCCGCGGGCCTCCACGTCGACGCGAGCTCGGGTTTCGAAGCCGAGCGCGCCCTCGCGGCGGGCATCGCCCCGGAGCGCATCCAGATCACCGCCCAGGAGATCCCCAAGGACCTGAAGGGGCTCGTCCAGCGCGGCGTCCTCTACAACGCGTGCTCGATCCACCAGCTCCGCACCTTCGGCGAGCTCTTTCCGGGCGGCGAACTCTCGGTCCGCATCAACCCGGGACTCGGTTCCGGCCACAACAACCGAACGAACGTGGGCGGCCCCTCTTCGTCGTTCGGGATCTGGCACGCCAAGGTCGACGAGGTCCTCGCGATCGCGGCGGAGTTCGACCTGACGATCTCCGGGCTTCATACGCACATCGGCTCCGGCGGAGACCCGGAAGTGTGGAAGCGCTGCGCCGCGTTGACCCTCGCCATCGCACGCCGGCTGCCGGAATTGAACCGGCTCTCCCTCGGCGGAGGCTTCAAGGTCGCGCGGCTGCCCGACGAGAACAGTGCCGACCTCCAGGACATCGGCCGCCACCTTGCCGAGGAGCTCGCAAGCTACGTGGCCGGTCGCGGCGACGCCTTCCAGCTCGAGATCGAGCCCGGCTCCTACCTGGTCGCCAACGCGGGGGCGATTCTGGCGGAGATCATGGACGTCGTGGACACCCACACGCCGGCGAGTGAGCATGGCGAAGCCGCGACCGGCATGGACTTCCTCAAGGTCGACACCGGCATGACCGAGCTGCTCCGGCCCTCGCTGTACGGCGCCCAGCACCCGATCCACGTCGTCCCGCACGGGCGGGAGGCGTCGGAGGACGAGGTCGACTACGTGATCGCGGGCCACTGCTGCGAGTCCGGCGACATCCTGACGCCCGCCCCCGGCGACCCCGAAGGCCTCGCTCCGCGGCGCCTCCCGCGCGCCCGGATCGGCGACACCCTCGTGATCGAAGGCGCCGGCGCGTACGCGGCCGGCATGAGCGCGAAGAACTACAACGCGTTCCCGGAAGCGGCGGAGGTCCTGATCGGCCTCGACGGGGAGCCCCGGCTCATCCGCGAGCGTCAGACCCTCGAGCAGGCGCTCGCCAACGAGGTCTGA